A segment of the Lolium perenne isolate Kyuss_39 chromosome 3, Kyuss_2.0, whole genome shotgun sequence genome:
TTTGTTGCTCAACTTTAATAAAAAAAATATGTTGTGTACATCATTTTTACGCAAAGGCCGTGCTTTCAGCCTCCTTTACAAAAAAACAACATGGTCATAAGATTTGTTTTCTTAGTTTGTGTTAGAGGCTTGTTTCATGTGTCACATGTGAACAAATATTGAATTATTTCATATATAGCCTCTTCATTTTATTAATATCAAGAACTTTGAGTACAAGAAACTTCTAGATTAGGCATTATGTATTATTGAGGTAGAAGATCTTTTAAAACTAAGAGTTCCTATCCTGCCCTATGGGGATAATCAGCTACATATATAGATGAGTGTATTTGCATACTTACACAAAAGATATACATATATGAGAGAGTGAAGTCCATCTATGACAAAATTTGTATGGGGACAATTATGATAGCTCGCTTAAATTCTTAGAAGACCGACTTAGATTATCAAAATAAGTGAGTAAAATTAGTAGGCATATAAGTTGTCATATAAAAATATCGTAGGCTAGGATAGTAAATCGTCATCCCTCGAAACTCTATCTAATGGATCTCAATATTACTCAGGGTATTAGGGGATCACATAGATGAAAATTCAATGTTCTACTGAGCTAaaaatatatagagaaaactaggAGGCATGCATAGTTCGCAAAGAATAAATCAATGCATTTAATAGATGTATTTATCACTTAGAAAATTAAATGAAAAATAATGAAATTTAAAATGTGTTGTAACTATATTCAACACAAAACTAGAAGAATATTATAATTCAGAATTTAAAACTAGGAGTTCTAAAACAGAATTGTCCCAGCTTGGCATGAGTGAAGGAACCGCCATAGCCGCTTCCTCCAAGCTCAAAGGTGTGGCTTGAAAGCAACAAATCGTGTACGGCGGGGAACAATCCACTCTCCAGATATGAGAGTGAATAAGGACTTTTGGAAATTGGCGTGGCTAGAGACCGTTATGTGATTAAAGGTAACATGTCAGGGCTAGAAATTGTGTAGATTTCAGAATAAATTTGCAGGATATAATACGATAGTGGTAGATGTAttgggagtgtctatttgtaagtcCACATAGGACTAATTATTTGTAGTTCGACGATCATTGCCATTGATTATTTATTGAACAAGTTTGTAGAAGAGAATTTTCTAAACCGTGCACACGTGCTCACATTGCTAAATAAAGATGGCGGAGACCAACTTATAATGTGTTCTAAAATGTTATAAACACCTAGAGATTTGCACCACACGCACAGAGTGTCATGTATTTTTCATGTGAGTATATGCATAACTCGCGACAATGGATAGCAGCATTTCTTCCTAATAGTTATATTTTACAAGTTTTAATTGACTGATTATCACTAATAACATATGGCTGCAGTTAttatataagatatcaaaagatGTCCTCATTTAATACACAAATTCACTAACCATTTCTCTCAATTTATCCTCTGCTACGTAATCCACCACCTGAACTTATCTTCCTGCATATTAGGTCATACAAGACCACTACATATACAAAACATGACGACTCACAACCACCACAATGAGAGGAGAGACATGGTGAGGATGGTCACGATCCCCATAGGAAACCATTTCTTTTTGAGATTTTATGCCCCCAATTTTTCTTTTGAAAATGCTATGCTAATTTCGTGAACACCTAGGGCTCCATGGTGGTTATAAAAAAATACATTTCAACATTCAAATTTATTATAATAAACTCACATGTCCAAGGTTTCATAATCAATGTAATTGACTGAACCATTTAGAATAACTAAACTTATATTTTTGAAACTCGAGAGATACCTTTTATGTGGGATTTTTTTATTTTGGAAATCTACCAAGCTGTCCATGTGGTCGCTAGGGTTTTGTAATTTGCTATAAAAAAATGCATTAAGCCGCGAGGGCATCTGATGAGCCTTCGGACTATTGATAGGGCGTTCACTACCAACCCCCTTTTTTACGTCATTACGAAGATGGAATATGATTTTCCTAGTTTATAGAGTTTGTACCTTGATTTCCAACGGGAAATTAATACTAACAGATGACTAAATTGATGCTTTCATGTGAGGGTAGGGTATGTACTAGTTTTTTTCCTTGTCACAAGATATTGAGAACGGATCAAAGGGTATTCCTAACTACAATCCTTACTCGATGCCACATTACTATTTTCTTCATAAGGTCCATTCTTGACATTGACCGAGGCCTTTGTCTTCCTAGCTACTGTTTCATGTCGAGTTCCCTGATCAAGCTTATTGGGTTCTCAAAATATTTCGCATAGTTTTTATAAGTTTATGGCATATTTTAAAACATTGGAAACCATAGATTATGAATTGTCTTCATTAAAACATAATGGATTAGTTTTAACGAAATTCCGGTCTCTAAATGCCAAGTTTCTAAATTTAGGAGCACATACGGAGTGGAAGGTATGTACTATGTGGGAATTGATGTTGATACGCGCCATGAATCACCTACATTTGTGTTTGTGATTAGGTACGGGAGGCGCCGACGATGTCCATAACCACGATAACAATCCCCTGGTCCTTGCTGCAGGAAGCTGCGACAGTTTCCGGTTCATGACAGTAACGTGCAACTTATTCATCAACAGATGAATAAAATTCAGCAATCCTCTGGTCTCCTATGAGCGTTGAGCGGACAACAGTTGAACAGATGACCGGCTGGAGCATGGGAAGGCTAAATAGACTTTCGGTATATACATGCCACGATAGTGTTAGATTTATGAGCACATACGGCAGTACTGGTAGTGTGTACTATGTGCCATCTAGTAGTCGATGCTGATATGTGCCTGGACTCCACCTACATTTGTTTGTGATTAGGTGCGGGATCCAGCGGCCGACAGTGGCGATAACTACGAAAATAATCCCGTGGTCCATCCAGCAGCAAGGAGTTGAGACCGTTATCGATTTCATCCAATATACTAACACGGAACTTTATTCATCGACCACAAGTTAATGAATTTTCTTCTTCTTCAGATAAGAATGTTCTTCTTCAGATAACGATTATCTATGTGCGCCATCCGGACCACACTGAGGTTGTCCTACGCAATATCGATTCATTGTTCCGTTTCAGTGGAACTTGGGGCTGGAATCCGGTGTGTTTCCAGCTATTTTTTGGCCCCCTCCCTCCGCGTTTTATGACTGCATTTTTCTGGGATGTTATACTAGTGTCCAATAATTCCCCCCACCTACTCGGCACTTCGGTTTTGCCATTATACGGCACTCACAAAAGAGTATATTCAAAGAATACGAGAATGAGTGTATCTGGATAGCGTTGTTTTCTTTATATATTTCTCTGCTGTCTGATGAAGGATGTTCACTTTAAATTCTCAATCTTCAGTCGGACACAACGGAGCGCGCACAATGCCTACCTCCTCCGCTCCCCGCCTCCTCTTCCTCTGCTTCACTCTGCTCTCCCACTTCCACTCCTCCGTCGCTACGCCGAGCCACCTCCGCCTCTCCGTCCAGGACATCGCCACCGTCGAGGCGGCACAGCCGGCTCGACACCGTGCCAAGGCCAAGACCACCTTCTTCGAGGTCGACCGGCCGCTCCGCCCGCCGCGTGGGAGCTCGGGGCCCTGCTCCACGCTCCTCCTCTCCCACTCATTCGCGCTCACGCTCACCAAGCCGCCCGTCACCACCGCCTACTCGCCGCCGTCCTGCCTGCGCGGCGCGGGGGACGTCTCCCTCGCCGTCCTCGAGTGGCGCGCCGACTGCCACGGCGTCCAGTACGACCGCATCTTCGGCGTCTGGCTCGGCGGCGCCGAGCTCCTCCGCGGCAGCACCGCCGAGCCGCGCCCCGGCGGGGTCACCTGGTCGGTGCACAAGGACGTCACTAAATACACGTCCCTCCTCGCCACCGGCAACTCCACCCTCGCCGTCTACCTCGGCAACCTCATCGACGACACCTACAACGGCGTCTACTACGCCAACCTCACGCTCCACCTCTACTTCCACCGCAAGGCCCAGTCGGCCCCAACCCCGGCAGCGTCGGCGCCCGCGGACCTGATCGTGCCCGTGTCAAGGAGCCTGCCTCTCGATGATGGGCTGTGGTTCGTGGTCCAGAACGGCACCGGCGTCGAGTCCACGCGCGTCGCCGTGCCGGCCAACGCGTACCGCGCCGTGCTCGAGGTCTACGTCTCCTCCCACTACTCGGACGAGTTCTGGTACATGAACACGCCGGACCAGAACGGGCCGTTCCGCGAGGTCACCGTCCAGCTCGACGGCGACGTCGTGGGCGCCGTCTGGCCGTTCCCGGTGATCTACACCGGCGGCATCAACCCGCTCATCTGGCGCCCCATCACCAGCATTGGCTCCTTCAACCTGCCCACCTACGACATCGAGCTCACCCCTTTCCTGGGCAAGCTGTTAGACAACAAGGACCACGAGGTCGGGTTCGCGGTCACCAACGCGCAGAACTCGTGGTACGTCAACGCCAACCTCCACCTCTGGCTCGATCCCAAGGCGTCCACCACCGCCGGCGGTCTCATCTCCCACGACGCGCCCAAGCTGGCGGGAGGCATCAACTCCCACTCCCTGGACGGCATCGACGGCGAGTACCGCGCGACGGCGAGCCGCAACATCTCGGCGACAGGGTGGGTGagctcgtcccgcggcaacattACCACCACGTTTGCCCAGCGGCTGAACTTCGCGAACACGAACGTGGTGAGCAAGAACGGAAGCGAGCAGGCGATCAACCAGACCATCGACGCGCACAccgaggtcggcggcggcggcacgtaCGCGCACCAGCTGCACCACAGCTTCCCGCTCTACATCTTCCTCGGCGGCAACGGCAGCGGCACCTCGTCGCAGCGGCTGATGCGGAAGGTGCAGATCGGGTTCATGGAGTCCCGCTCCGGCGCCGTCGCGGGAACGAGCACGCTGCGCAACGAGCAGGTGGCGGAGGCGGTGGTGGTGCTCCGGGACGACCAGGTGGCCGGCGCGTCGTGGCGGATGCACCAGGTCTACAACTACGGCGCCAGCAACGGCGCCTGCTACGTCAGGAACGTCACCAGCGTCGGCTACGACGTGCTTTTCGACCATGATGAGGCGTCGTGCGGCGGCACGGGACGACGTTGACGCCTGTCGGCCGGCGCACTCCTGCGTCTGCGTGGCGCGCGCGAGTAGATAGCCAGGATCGATAACGGCTGGTGTAAAGTGTAAATGGTAATGGGAATACAAGTGGGCCCTATTAGTTTCGTTTCGTAGGCTTGTTGGTTCAATTATATGATGGCCCGTTTCGTGTCCTTAGCTATGAATAAGAAAAGTGTGAttcgctcaaaaaaaaaaaaagtgtgaTCATGTGATCCCTAACTGCAATTCATAGATTATACTCCGTATTACAGATCCCTGAATTTCGTGAATTTGAATGTTCATTTCATAAGAGTCGATGTGCCTGATCTGGGGCAAAGGAAGTTGGGGGACTTCCTTTCGCCGGAGCTGGTGACGACGTTGGCCATCCGGGAGCGTGCGGGCTCGTCGGACGAGCGCCCCTGCCGCGCGCTGTTGGAGTTGGGCTCCCAGGTTTcgcctctctcgccgccggctgcGGTGGGAACCGGGGGTGGGCGGGGATTTTCTCAACCTGGAGGACTTCCCGCCGCTGTGCGAGGTCGCGATTCTGCTCTCTCCGGCGGTGGTGCTTATTGGGAAAGTCCCCGTCGTTCTCGCCCCGTCGggcgcgccgccgctcgccggggaGGCGCTCCCCgatctagggtttggggagagcgtGGCGTCCCCGCACCTGGGCAGCGGTGGGGTTTCTCTTGGGCCGCTGGTTCCTGGGCCTCTTGGGCCTTTGTGCCTTTCTAACCAGGGTGCTACCGCGGATGTCTGCCACCTGTCCCAGGGACGCAGTTGTTCGGTCAGGATCACTTCACTGAGGGAGAATGACTTGACCATATCCTTCGAGCACCTGAACATTGTTACTGGAGCCGCCACAACTGCTGCTCGGCCAATCCGCCCGTCCAGGAATGCAGCCAGCCCCACTCCGGCAGCCCAAGAATCAGTCGGGTCAGCACCAGCACTCATTTTCAAAAAGCTCACCCCTGCTGAGATGGACGACCGCTGTGCCAAGGGCCTGTGTTTCAATTGTGACGACAAGTTTGTGCGGGGACATCGCTGCAAACGGCTGTTCTACATACAGTCcgctgacgacgaggaggagcccTTAGCGGATGCACATGAGGAGGCCAAATTTTCACTTCTCGCTATCACTGGGATTCCCACCAGCGATACCATGCAGGTTGTTATATGTATCGGGGATCGTGACCTAGTTGCCCTGCTGGATTCTGGTAGTACGCATAACTTCATCCACGAGGAGTTGGCCACCGTCGTGGGCTTGCCCTTCTCCTCTGATCGCCGCCTTGGAGTCACAGTTGCAAATGGGGATCGGGTTACTTGCCATGGACTACTCAAGTAGGCAGCGATCACAATTGACACGGAGAATTTTTTGGCCGACTTGCACGCCATTCCATTGGGCGGGTTTGACGTTGTGCTTGGTACGCGTTCTCTCAAGACGCTCGGACCCAATGTGTGGGATTTCACCACTCAGTGGATGTCGTTTTGGCACACGGACCATCGGGTGGAGTGGGCAGGTCTTGGTTCTTCATGCCGGCCTGCACACCTACATGTCTACGAGGGTAGAGCTCTTCTCGACAACCTCTTGGACGTGTTCTCGGATGTCTTCGCCGAGCCCCAGGGTCTACCGCTGCCACGCACTCATGACCATCATATTCACCTTATTCCCGGGACGCAGCCCATCGCCATCCGGCCCTACCTctacctgtcaacacccggatttttaagtccagatgcctattatgccattcatcgcaatcccagtgtcgttgcctaatcgacggtaccccggaggagggatcctcacgagggggagaagaagtaggggccatagggtggagtgctctcgggacggtggtacgcgagttacccagcttcggaacacctgcacgatgacagggcctactgctgcttgtctggaattatctgggcgctttcgcgttgttacaatgagttgtggtcctccctctagggctcccgggatccggcttataaaggcgcacggatctagggtttacacggagagtcctagccggaatacaagttgcctaactacggtacaaagccttgccgtgtacgtcaaggatccgccttccttctaggtcacgctggatccggatacttcatgggccttcacggatccggcctccttcgtaggtcggttaggatccggctcctcgttcctgggctggacttcatccttcatgatctacagcaactgggccgcccgatgggccacatgcctcaccaccaactatgggccacccgggcttgccagatctaggccatgccgttgatatacccataaagtatacccacaacagtagcccccgaagttctccgagattcatcattcctccgactccatacagctcggaaacgaagagaatcttgaagagcttcaaaacttcttacttgattccgggttcactcctccggaaatccttcatcttcagatcatgcacaacaacggaaagtccacttttcccgcgcacaacttcctcatttcccgcgctaaattttcgcagatgcgaatctttagccggaaatttcgggagtgcttggttaagttacctcctcgtcgttttaccgcacttgacc
Coding sequences within it:
- the LOC127341733 gene encoding peptide-N4-(N-acetyl-beta-glucosaminyl)asparagine amidase A-like — encoded protein: MFTLNSQSSVGHNGARTMPTSSAPRLLFLCFTLLSHFHSSVATPSHLRLSVQDIATVEAAQPARHRAKAKTTFFEVDRPLRPPRGSSGPCSTLLLSHSFALTLTKPPVTTAYSPPSCLRGAGDVSLAVLEWRADCHGVQYDRIFGVWLGGAELLRGSTAEPRPGGVTWSVHKDVTKYTSLLATGNSTLAVYLGNLIDDTYNGVYYANLTLHLYFHRKAQSAPTPAASAPADLIVPVSRSLPLDDGLWFVVQNGTGVESTRVAVPANAYRAVLEVYVSSHYSDEFWYMNTPDQNGPFREVTVQLDGDVVGAVWPFPVIYTGGINPLIWRPITSIGSFNLPTYDIELTPFLGKLLDNKDHEVGFAVTNAQNSWYVNANLHLWLDPKASTTAGGLISHDAPKLAGGINSHSLDGIDGEYRATASRNISATGWVSSSRGNITTTFAQRLNFANTNVVSKNGSEQAINQTIDAHTEVGGGGTYAHQLHHSFPLYIFLGGNGSGTSSQRLMRKVQIGFMESRSGAVAGTSTLRNEQVAEAVVVLRDDQVAGASWRMHQVYNYGASNGACYVRNVTSVGYDVLFDHDEASCGGTGRR